A genomic window from Streptomyces sp. HUAS YS2 includes:
- a CDS encoding phosphocholine-specific phospholipase C: protein MADLNRRRFLQLAGGSAALTMLSDSIARAASIPAQGSTGTIQDIEHIVVLMQENRSFDHYFGAMKGIRGFGDPRPVTLPSGKSVWNQADGNKVTLPFRPTSDKLGMEFLQGLNHDWAGGQKAFNGGKYDQWVPAKTKATMAYLTREDIPFHYALADAFTICDAYHCSFIGSTDPNRYYMWTGHTGNDGTGGGPVLNNAEAGYGWTTYPERLEAAGVSWKIYQDIGDGLNAGGSWGWINDAYRGNYGDNSLLYFNNYRNAQPGNPLYDKARTGTNAKAGEGYFDVLRADVQAGRLPKVSWIAAPEAFSEHSNWPSNYGAWYIAQVLDALTSNPDVWAKTALFITYDENDGFFDHVVPPYVPASAAQGLSTTPTALDHFPGRTGYVAGPYGLGPRVPMLVVSPWSTGGYSCSETFDHTSVIRFMEARFGVHEPQISPWRRAVCGDLTSAFDFSRTQTTPAVLPPTDGYFPPDRNRHPDFPATAPAVGTMPRQEPGSRPTRPLKYAPYVDGAADTAAGTFRLTFSGGPDAGAQFYVTSANRTDAPWTYTTEAGKSLGDTWNTKHSKGLTDLTIHGPNGFLRRFRSPGKTAVPEVRARHNATTGNLDLTITNGTTAAATLTIAHAYAGGPQTVTVPKGATVTHTVDLTTSHRWYDVTVSASTSPDYLRRLAGHVETGTAGVTDPGILTY from the coding sequence ATGGCCGACCTCAATCGCCGCCGGTTTCTGCAGCTGGCGGGCGGATCCGCCGCGTTGACGATGCTGTCGGACAGCATCGCGCGCGCCGCGTCCATACCGGCACAAGGATCCACCGGCACCATTCAGGACATCGAGCACATTGTCGTCCTGATGCAGGAGAATCGTTCCTTCGACCACTATTTCGGCGCGATGAAGGGCATACGCGGCTTCGGTGACCCGCGCCCCGTCACGCTGCCGAGCGGCAAGTCCGTCTGGAACCAGGCGGACGGCAACAAGGTGACGCTGCCGTTCCGCCCGACCAGCGACAAACTGGGCATGGAGTTCCTGCAGGGCCTCAACCACGACTGGGCCGGTGGCCAGAAGGCCTTCAACGGCGGCAAGTACGACCAGTGGGTGCCCGCGAAGACCAAGGCCACGATGGCGTACCTCACGCGTGAGGACATCCCGTTCCACTACGCGCTCGCGGACGCGTTCACCATCTGCGACGCGTACCACTGCTCGTTCATCGGCTCGACCGACCCGAACCGCTACTACATGTGGACGGGTCACACCGGCAACGACGGCACGGGGGGCGGCCCGGTCCTCAACAACGCCGAGGCGGGCTACGGCTGGACGACCTACCCGGAGCGCCTGGAGGCGGCCGGGGTCTCCTGGAAGATCTACCAGGACATCGGCGACGGTCTGAACGCCGGCGGCTCGTGGGGCTGGATCAACGACGCCTACCGCGGCAACTACGGCGACAACTCGCTCCTCTACTTCAACAACTACCGCAACGCCCAGCCCGGCAACCCGCTCTACGACAAGGCCCGTACGGGCACGAACGCGAAGGCCGGCGAGGGCTACTTCGACGTCCTGCGCGCCGACGTGCAGGCCGGCCGGCTGCCGAAGGTCTCCTGGATCGCCGCGCCCGAGGCCTTCAGCGAGCACTCCAACTGGCCGTCCAACTACGGCGCCTGGTACATCGCGCAGGTCCTCGACGCGCTGACGTCCAACCCGGACGTGTGGGCGAAGACGGCCCTGTTCATCACGTACGACGAGAACGACGGTTTCTTCGACCACGTGGTCCCGCCGTACGTGCCGGCCTCGGCGGCGCAGGGTCTCTCGACCACGCCGACCGCCCTTGACCACTTCCCGGGCAGGACGGGCTACGTCGCCGGCCCCTACGGCCTCGGCCCGCGCGTCCCGATGCTGGTCGTCTCGCCGTGGTCGACCGGTGGCTACAGCTGCTCGGAGACCTTCGACCACACGTCGGTCATCCGCTTCATGGAGGCCCGCTTCGGCGTCCACGAGCCGCAGATCTCGCCCTGGCGCCGCGCCGTCTGCGGTGACCTGACCTCGGCGTTCGACTTCTCCCGCACGCAGACCACGCCGGCCGTGCTGCCGCCGACCGACGGCTACTTCCCGCCGGACCGCAACCGCCACCCCGACTTCCCGGCCACCGCCCCGGCCGTCGGCACCATGCCCCGCCAGGAGCCGGGCTCCAGGCCCACCCGCCCGCTGAAGTACGCGCCGTACGTGGACGGCGCCGCCGACACCGCGGCCGGCACCTTCCGGCTCACGTTCAGCGGCGGGCCGGATGCCGGCGCCCAGTTCTACGTGACCTCCGCCAACCGGACCGACGCGCCCTGGACGTACACGACCGAGGCCGGCAAGTCCCTCGGGGACACCTGGAACACCAAGCACTCCAAGGGCCTCACCGACCTCACCATCCACGGCCCCAACGGCTTCCTGCGCCGCTTCCGCTCCCCCGGCAAGACTGCCGTCCCGGAGGTCCGGGCACGCCACAACGCGACCACGGGCAACCTGGACCTCACGATCACCAACGGCACCACCGCGGCCGCGACCCTGACGATCGCCCACGCGTACGCGGGCGGCCCGCAGACGGTCACCGTCCCGAAGGGCGCCACGGTCACCCACACCGTCGACCTGACGACCTCTCACCGTTGGTACGACGTGACGGTCAGCGCGTCGACGAGCCCGGACTACCTCCGCCGCCTGGCCGGCCACGTGGAGACGGGCACAGCCGGCGTCACGGACCCGGGCATCCTCACGTACTGA
- a CDS encoding ATP-grasp domain-containing protein produces MILTVSVEDDFHTHVIRDAAVRRGFRDFHVVDCDRISGRPGLTWSSHGDAPSTVLTSEGRTIPLDAVRVLWWRRMRAAQQASARAATDHQRRLVDNDSRGALGGILAASFRGQWISTPEATDRAADKLYQLSVAREAGFRVPRTLVSQSRDEVTEFARSVDRMIVKPVVGATGPLMFTQYIDDPRAIPEESFSVCPAVYQEYIPGRRHVRLNCFGERMYAALIETDRLDWRPDLNVPISTWPVPPDVGRRVVEVLRRLGLRMGAIDIKLTPDGESVWLEVNPQGQFLFLQPLLGEPLDDHFLDFLLSCAQAGGPDR; encoded by the coding sequence ATGATCCTCACGGTGTCCGTCGAGGACGACTTCCACACCCACGTCATCCGGGACGCCGCCGTCCGCCGCGGATTCCGCGACTTCCACGTCGTGGACTGCGACCGGATCAGCGGACGTCCCGGACTGACGTGGAGCTCGCACGGGGACGCGCCCAGCACCGTTCTGACCTCGGAGGGGCGTACCATCCCCCTCGACGCGGTGAGGGTGCTCTGGTGGCGGCGCATGCGGGCCGCCCAACAGGCCTCCGCCCGCGCGGCGACCGACCACCAGCGGCGCCTGGTCGACAACGACAGCCGCGGCGCCCTCGGCGGCATCCTCGCGGCCTCCTTCCGCGGCCAGTGGATCTCCACCCCCGAAGCGACCGACCGCGCCGCGGACAAGCTCTACCAGCTCTCCGTGGCGCGGGAGGCCGGCTTCCGGGTGCCGCGCACGCTGGTCTCCCAATCCCGCGACGAGGTGACGGAGTTCGCCCGGAGCGTGGACCGCATGATCGTCAAGCCCGTGGTGGGCGCGACCGGCCCGCTCATGTTCACGCAGTACATCGACGATCCGCGGGCCATCCCCGAGGAGTCCTTCAGCGTCTGCCCGGCCGTCTACCAGGAGTACATCCCCGGCCGTCGGCATGTCCGGCTCAACTGCTTCGGCGAACGCATGTACGCCGCCCTCATCGAGACCGACCGGCTCGACTGGCGCCCCGACCTCAACGTGCCCATCTCCACGTGGCCGGTGCCGCCCGATGTGGGCCGCCGCGTGGTGGAGGTGCTGCGGCGCCTCGGGCTGCGCATGGGCGCCATCGACATCAAGCTGACCCCGGACGGCGAGTCCGTCTGGCTGGAGGTCAACCCGCAGGGGCAGTTCCTCTTCCTGCAGCCGCTGCTGGGCGAACCGCTCGACGACCACTTCCTCGACTTCCTGCTCTCCTGCGCGCAGGCCGGCGGGCCCGACCGGTGA
- a CDS encoding transglycosylase SLT domain-containing protein, protein MSVSFIRRIAASKKTLAGTVGLAAAGALLVTAPAQAAAPTSAKPIAQQMIKDPAQFHAFSNIVEHESGWDYTATNASSGAYGLVQALPASRMSSAGADWKANPATQIKWGLDYMNSRYGSPVGALNFWQANHWC, encoded by the coding sequence GTGTCCGTCTCCTTCATCCGCCGCATCGCCGCCTCCAAGAAAACCCTTGCGGGCACCGTCGGCCTTGCCGCCGCCGGTGCCCTGCTCGTCACGGCGCCGGCCCAGGCCGCCGCTCCGACGAGCGCCAAGCCGATCGCCCAGCAGATGATTAAGGACCCGGCGCAGTTCCATGCCTTCAGCAACATCGTCGAGCACGAGAGCGGCTGGGACTACACCGCCACCAACGCCTCCTCCGGCGCCTACGGCCTGGTCCAGGCCTTGCCCGCCTCGAGGATGTCCTCCGCGGGCGCGGACTGGAAGGCCAACCCAGCCACCCAGATCAAGTGGGGCCTGGACTACATGAACTCCCGCTACGGCTCCCCGGTCGGCGCCTTGAACTTCTGGCAGGCCAACCACTGGTGCTAA
- a CDS encoding hydrolase: MFDIDKVHAAPSADLLTPDNSVMLFVDHQPQMFFGTGSGDRAAIINSTVGLAKAAAAFDVPAVLTTVAAESFSGPLLPQLAEVFPKHEIIDRTTMNAWEDEALVAAVKATGRKKIVLSGLWTEVCLVLPALSALEQGYEVYVVTDASGGVSPAAHEHALQRMIAAGAVPVTWVQVLLELQRDWARQETYGAVMEIVKAHAGAYGLGVVYAQTVIGAHAAG, encoded by the coding sequence ATGTTCGACATCGACAAGGTGCACGCCGCTCCCAGTGCGGACCTGCTGACGCCCGACAACTCGGTCATGCTCTTCGTGGACCACCAGCCGCAGATGTTCTTCGGCACCGGGAGCGGCGACCGTGCCGCGATCATCAACAGCACTGTGGGTCTGGCCAAGGCGGCCGCGGCGTTCGATGTACCGGCCGTCCTGACCACGGTCGCCGCCGAGTCCTTCTCGGGCCCGCTGCTGCCGCAGCTCGCCGAGGTGTTCCCCAAGCACGAGATCATCGACCGCACCACCATGAACGCCTGGGAGGACGAGGCGCTCGTGGCGGCGGTCAAGGCGACCGGGCGCAAGAAGATCGTCCTGTCGGGTCTCTGGACCGAGGTCTGCCTGGTGCTGCCCGCGCTTTCGGCGCTCGAGCAGGGCTACGAGGTGTACGTCGTGACCGACGCCTCCGGCGGCGTCAGCCCGGCCGCCCACGAGCACGCCCTGCAGCGGATGATCGCCGCCGGCGCCGTCCCGGTGACCTGGGTCCAGGTACTCCTGGAGCTGCAGCGTGACTGGGCGCGTCAGGAGACGTACGGCGCCGTCATGGAGATCGTCAAGGCCCACGCGGGCGCGTACGGCCTGGGTGTCGTGTACGCGCAGACCGTCATCGGCGCGCACGCGGCCGGCTGA
- a CDS encoding Dps family protein: MDTLTTSHGGGQPLLHQKGAETQAFGTLVQLPIGLGHDTRMYACQRLNRVLADTQILHSLYKKHHWLMRGATFYSLHLLLDKHAEAQLAIVDALAERIQSLGGVAVGDPRHVAELTAIPRPPDGVEPVPAMLSRLLDAHERILIDARDAAARLSGEGDEGSADLLVSDVIRTGEAQVWFLAEHLVDTPLVRG, encoded by the coding sequence ATGGACACCCTCACGACCTCGCACGGCGGCGGTCAGCCGCTGCTGCATCAGAAGGGCGCCGAGACCCAGGCGTTCGGCACGCTCGTACAGCTGCCGATCGGCCTGGGCCATGACACCCGCATGTACGCGTGCCAGCGGCTGAACCGCGTCCTCGCCGACACCCAGATCCTCCACTCCCTCTACAAGAAGCACCACTGGCTCATGCGCGGGGCGACCTTCTACTCGCTCCACCTCCTGCTGGACAAGCACGCGGAGGCCCAACTGGCCATCGTGGACGCGCTGGCCGAGCGGATCCAGAGCCTCGGCGGTGTCGCCGTCGGCGACCCGCGCCACGTCGCGGAGCTGACCGCGATCCCCCGTCCGCCGGACGGCGTCGAGCCGGTGCCCGCCATGCTGTCGCGGCTCCTCGACGCGCACGAGCGGATCCTGATCGACGCCCGGGACGCCGCCGCCCGGCTCTCCGGGGAGGGCGACGAGGGCAGCGCCGACCTGCTCGTCTCCGATGTCATCCGTACCGGCGAGGCGCAGGTCTGGTTCCTGGCCGAGCACCTCGTGGACACTCCTCTGGTGCGCGGCTGA
- a CDS encoding ATP-binding SpoIIE family protein phosphatase, which yields MTVAPEPDPDPDPAAGAEARAGAEPGPSTGSTALLLSDAASRIGSSLDVFQTAEDLVDLLVPALGDMSSVALTESVLVGDEPLPVFDPHEQRRVVAAKHAHGPRPPAMVQVGEQAPLVPELPDFGRLYKGGVALWTHEDAVEALGGDSELFKRLVPPGMRQTLGASLFARGVAVGYVAVARTRDPRPFGEEDMRILRELATRAGLAVDNARRFTREHRMAVTLQRSLLPPASTDIAAAETAGTYLEAEGALSVGGDWFDVIPLASLRVALVVGDVIGHGLRATATMARLRAAVQTLSHLDLPPDDVLLHLDDLVHRLAAEAEHPDVVGASCLYAVYDPITGRCRLAAAGHPRPVVVTPDGAARYLDVDPGPLLGVGGIPFEVSDVLLPTGSTLVLYSDGLTGRDEQPAALLDHLSATCRPGRPLADIGDGLVRTAPRTSPPADDVAVLLARLRTVPPDDTAEWTYPADVAEVARAREAVAGRLSDWGLDELVFTTELIVSELVTNAIRHVGSGVTLRLIVDRSRDRVLVCEVSDTGNAQPRLRRARDTDEGGRGLFLVAQLSSRWGSRYGASGKTIWVEQPID from the coding sequence ATGACCGTCGCCCCAGAACCAGACCCAGACCCAGACCCTGCCGCCGGGGCCGAGGCGAGGGCCGGGGCCGAGCCCGGGCCCTCCACCGGCTCGACGGCGCTGCTGCTCAGCGACGCGGCCTCCCGGATCGGCAGCTCCCTCGACGTGTTCCAGACGGCCGAGGACCTGGTCGACCTCCTGGTGCCGGCCCTCGGGGACATGAGCAGCGTCGCCCTCACCGAGTCCGTTCTCGTGGGAGACGAGCCGCTGCCGGTGTTCGACCCGCACGAGCAGAGACGCGTCGTGGCCGCCAAGCACGCACACGGTCCCCGTCCGCCCGCGATGGTGCAGGTGGGTGAGCAGGCGCCGCTCGTTCCCGAGCTGCCCGACTTCGGCCGGCTGTACAAGGGTGGGGTCGCCCTCTGGACACACGAGGACGCGGTCGAGGCTCTCGGCGGCGACTCCGAACTCTTCAAGCGGCTCGTGCCCCCGGGGATGCGCCAGACCCTCGGCGCATCGCTGTTCGCCCGGGGAGTGGCCGTGGGGTACGTGGCCGTCGCCCGCACCCGCGATCCGCGGCCCTTCGGCGAGGAGGACATGAGGATCCTGCGAGAGCTGGCCACCCGTGCAGGGCTCGCCGTGGACAACGCACGCCGCTTCACCCGCGAGCACCGTATGGCCGTCACTCTCCAGCGCAGCCTGCTCCCGCCGGCGAGCACGGACATCGCCGCCGCGGAGACCGCCGGTACCTATCTCGAGGCCGAGGGAGCACTCAGCGTCGGCGGGGACTGGTTCGACGTGATCCCGCTGGCCTCGCTGCGGGTCGCCCTCGTGGTGGGGGACGTGATCGGCCACGGGCTACGGGCCACCGCGACCATGGCGCGGTTGCGAGCTGCCGTCCAGACGCTCTCCCACCTCGACCTCCCGCCCGACGACGTCCTGCTGCACCTGGACGACCTGGTCCACCGGCTCGCGGCGGAGGCCGAACACCCGGACGTGGTCGGAGCGTCCTGCCTGTACGCCGTGTACGACCCCATCACCGGACGCTGCCGGCTGGCCGCCGCCGGGCATCCCCGGCCCGTCGTGGTGACGCCCGACGGAGCGGCCCGCTACCTCGACGTCGACCCCGGCCCACTCCTCGGCGTCGGGGGGATTCCCTTCGAGGTGAGCGATGTCCTGCTGCCGACCGGGAGCACGCTCGTGCTCTACTCCGACGGCCTGACCGGTCGCGACGAGCAGCCCGCCGCCCTCCTCGACCACCTGTCCGCCACATGCCGGCCCGGTCGGCCGCTCGCCGATATCGGCGACGGCCTGGTGCGGACCGCTCCTCGCACCTCTCCGCCCGCCGACGACGTCGCCGTGCTCCTGGCCCGCCTGCGCACCGTTCCGCCCGACGACACCGCCGAGTGGACCTACCCTGCCGATGTGGCCGAGGTCGCCCGCGCACGCGAGGCCGTGGCCGGCCGGCTCTCCGACTGGGGCCTCGACGAACTCGTCTTCACCACCGAACTGATCGTCAGCGAGCTGGTCACCAACGCCATCCGCCATGTGGGCAGCGGCGTCACACTGCGCCTGATCGTGGACCGGAGTCGGGACCGCGTCCTGGTGTGCGAGGTCTCGGACACCGGAAACGCCCAGCCACGGCTGCGGCGCGCCCGGGACACCGACGAGGGCGGACGGGGACTCTTCCTCGTCGCCCAGCTCAGCAGCCGGTGGGGGAGCAGATACGGCGCCTCCGGCAAGACCATCTGGGTCGAGCAGCCGATCGACTGA
- a CDS encoding phosphotransferase family protein: MDEVEVVVAHSERATLRVGDVFLKVDADQARIDVEVKAMSLAPVPTPEVLWHKPPVLAIAAVPGTVLGRLGEPSTASSAAWAATGAVIRQLHEAPLPPWPGRRRRDPDELAAELDGECELLVTNGVLPADLVTRNRQVAQAALRPWTPVFTHGDLQIDHVFVGGDGVTGIIDWSEAGRGDALFDLATLTLGHEENLDDLIAGYGTDVDLDVIRAWWSLRSLLGVRWLVEHDFDPFAPGCEVDVLRARM; the protein is encoded by the coding sequence ATGGACGAGGTAGAAGTCGTGGTTGCCCATTCCGAGCGCGCGACCCTGCGCGTCGGCGACGTGTTCCTGAAGGTGGACGCCGATCAGGCGCGTATCGACGTCGAGGTCAAGGCGATGTCCCTCGCGCCGGTCCCGACTCCGGAGGTCCTGTGGCACAAGCCGCCCGTGCTCGCGATCGCCGCCGTCCCGGGGACGGTGCTCGGTCGGCTCGGTGAGCCTTCGACCGCGTCGTCGGCGGCGTGGGCGGCGACGGGTGCTGTCATCCGGCAGTTGCACGAGGCGCCGTTGCCGCCCTGGCCCGGCCGGCGCCGCCGGGATCCCGACGAGTTGGCGGCGGAGCTCGACGGCGAGTGCGAGTTGCTCGTGACGAACGGTGTCCTGCCCGCTGACCTGGTCACCCGCAACCGCCAGGTCGCCCAGGCCGCGCTCCGGCCGTGGACTCCGGTGTTCACGCACGGCGACCTGCAGATCGATCACGTCTTCGTCGGCGGCGACGGGGTCACGGGCATCATCGACTGGTCCGAGGCGGGCCGGGGTGATGCCCTGTTCGACCTCGCGACGTTGACGCTCGGACACGAGGAGAACCTCGACGACCTCATCGCCGGCTACGGCACCGACGTCGACCTCGACGTGATTCGCGCGTGGTGGTCGTTGCGAAGCCTGCTGGGGGTTCGCTGGCTGGTCGAGCACGACTTCGACCCCTTCGCGCCGGGCTGTGAGGTCGACGTGCTGAGAGCCCGGATGTGA
- a CDS encoding DoxX family membrane protein: MDTGILILRLLVGLLVAGHGVQKVSAHLGGKGLEGGTEEFRADGFRGGAVTALAAGGGQIGSGLLLAAGLLTPLAATGTIGVMTVALTVKWRHGLWVQNDGYEYPLVLIGTAAALAATGPGAWSLDAALGLTPYPLWWAALALVAGLGSGLLTRLVLHRPPAPAIADH, from the coding sequence GTGGACACCGGCATTCTGATCCTGCGTCTGCTGGTGGGACTGCTCGTCGCCGGCCACGGTGTGCAGAAGGTCAGCGCACACCTGGGAGGCAAGGGACTCGAGGGCGGCACCGAGGAGTTCCGCGCCGACGGTTTCCGCGGCGGTGCCGTCACCGCCCTGGCGGCGGGTGGTGGGCAGATCGGCTCGGGCCTGCTGCTCGCCGCCGGCCTCCTGACCCCGCTCGCTGCGACCGGCACCATCGGGGTCATGACGGTCGCCCTCACCGTGAAGTGGCGCCACGGCCTCTGGGTGCAGAACGACGGTTACGAGTACCCGCTCGTCCTCATCGGCACCGCCGCTGCCCTTGCCGCCACCGGACCCGGCGCCTGGTCCCTCGACGCGGCCCTCGGCCTCACGCCGTACCCGCTGTGGTGGGCGGCCCTCGCGCTCGTGGCCGGTCTCGGCAGCGGACTCCTCACTCGGCTCGTCCTGCACCGGCCCCCCGCCCCGGCGATCGCCGATCACTGA
- a CDS encoding alpha/beta hydrolase → MKNGPVLEPAAQAFADATAQPPYLYQIPVAEGRKAVDGVQSGEGVPLPDVDEEWITVHGGPTGDVRARIVRPRGVTGPLPVILYIHGAGWVFGNAHTHDRLVRDLAVGTRAAVVFPEYDLSPEARYPVAIEQNYSVAQWVAREGHHKDLDGTRIAVAGDSVGGNMTAALTLMAKQRGDVHLAHQVLFYPVTDAAFDTGSYHDFAEGYFLRRDAMKWFWDQYTTDEAERAQITASPLRATTEQLTGLPPALVITAEADVLRDEGEAYAAKLRAAGVPVTALRVQGTIHDFVMLNALRETRAADLAIGLAADVLREALA, encoded by the coding sequence ATGAAGAACGGTCCCGTCCTCGAACCGGCCGCCCAGGCGTTCGCCGACGCCACCGCTCAGCCGCCGTACCTCTACCAGATCCCCGTCGCCGAAGGCCGCAAGGCCGTGGACGGCGTCCAGAGCGGCGAGGGCGTTCCCCTGCCCGACGTCGACGAGGAGTGGATCACCGTCCACGGCGGCCCGACCGGCGACGTCCGGGCCAGGATCGTCCGCCCCCGCGGCGTGACCGGCCCGCTCCCCGTCATCCTCTACATCCACGGCGCGGGCTGGGTCTTCGGCAACGCCCACACCCACGACCGGCTCGTCCGCGACCTTGCCGTCGGCACCCGGGCGGCCGTGGTCTTCCCGGAGTACGACCTCTCGCCCGAGGCGCGCTACCCCGTCGCGATCGAGCAGAACTACAGCGTCGCCCAGTGGGTCGCCCGCGAGGGACATCACAAGGACCTCGACGGCACGCGGATCGCCGTCGCGGGCGACTCGGTCGGCGGCAACATGACCGCCGCCCTCACCCTCATGGCCAAGCAGCGCGGCGACGTCCACCTCGCCCACCAGGTCCTCTTCTACCCGGTCACCGACGCCGCTTTCGACACCGGCTCGTACCACGACTTCGCCGAGGGCTACTTCCTGCGCCGCGACGCCATGAAGTGGTTCTGGGACCAGTACACGACCGACGAGGCCGAGCGAGCCCAGATCACCGCCTCCCCGCTGCGCGCCACCACCGAGCAGCTCACCGGCCTGCCGCCGGCCCTCGTCATCACGGCCGAGGCCGACGTCCTGCGCGACGAGGGCGAGGCGTACGCCGCCAAGCTGCGCGCTGCCGGGGTCCCCGTCACCGCCCTGCGCGTCCAGGGAACCATCCACGACTTCGTGATGCTGAACGCGCTGCGTGAGACGCGGGCCGCGGACCTCGCCATCGGCCTCGCGGCCGACGTCCTGCGCGAGGCCCTGGCATGA
- a CDS encoding GntR family transcriptional regulator yields MSEERGRTPLYLKVAGDLRTAITAGEYGSGAKLPAEDELARRYGVSRGTVRQALAALRTDGLITSRRGSRRVVLGGPRLHSFGELRSFTRWARSLGEEPGGRIAAVDRVPADAEEAEKLCVEEGAPVYRVRRLRTLAGAPVPRRLG; encoded by the coding sequence GTGAGTGAGGAACGGGGCAGGACGCCGCTGTATCTGAAGGTCGCGGGGGATCTGCGGACCGCCATCACGGCGGGTGAGTACGGTTCGGGGGCGAAGCTCCCCGCCGAGGACGAACTGGCCCGCCGCTACGGCGTGTCCCGGGGCACGGTCCGCCAGGCGCTGGCCGCGCTGCGCACCGACGGCCTGATCACCTCGCGGCGCGGCTCGCGCCGGGTGGTCCTCGGCGGGCCCCGGCTGCACAGCTTCGGCGAGCTGCGCTCGTTCACCCGCTGGGCACGTTCGCTCGGCGAGGAGCCGGGCGGCCGGATCGCGGCGGTCGACCGGGTACCGGCGGACGCGGAGGAGGCCGAGAAGCTGTGCGTCGAGGAGGGTGCGCCGGTCTACCGGGTGCGGCGGCTACGGACGCTCGCGGGCGCCCCGGTGCCGCGCCGCCTGGGGTAG